In one Vibrio sp. YMD68 genomic region, the following are encoded:
- a CDS encoding delta-class carbonic anhydrase, with protein sequence MKSAAVVIAVSSSLVNAQNGQYTSDDSVMNGVITEQRAMLSKNTQGKGFGPQSPRDLDQKEGRNQITFSAAPPATEMNLCNIHFHKNAEHKGGEFTQYAGNGDGQGYLSGYRYSGTLAPSERKPVKGEVCPSYPTGHTKNSQHSGYSGLSVGDTIEVHYVYSTAQVQPGATLGACFNDAIGNPQLRVETQVYVLVNDNNAGNFIELASVQEQNGKYQSVNIPSDTGTPIQYAGSTTGPNFNEKASPFQVTWSVRPKVAKVDINSVGRWCENNVFDEDHAHGVRNLVVNPDLLSPMN encoded by the coding sequence ATAAAATCGGCAGCAGTCGTGATTGCTGTTTCTTCTTCGTTAGTGAATGCGCAAAATGGTCAGTACACATCGGATGATTCCGTTATGAACGGTGTCATTACTGAGCAGCGTGCAATGCTTTCAAAGAATACCCAAGGAAAAGGGTTTGGGCCGCAGTCTCCACGCGACCTTGACCAGAAAGAAGGGAGGAATCAAATAACATTTTCTGCTGCTCCTCCTGCGACTGAAATGAATCTATGTAATATCCATTTTCACAAAAATGCCGAACACAAAGGGGGAGAGTTTACTCAATACGCCGGAAATGGCGATGGTCAGGGTTACCTTAGCGGTTATCGATATTCAGGTACGCTGGCACCATCGGAGCGAAAGCCTGTAAAAGGTGAGGTTTGCCCTAGTTATCCTACTGGGCATACTAAGAATAGTCAGCACAGTGGGTATAGTGGGCTAAGTGTTGGTGATACAATCGAAGTTCACTATGTGTATTCAACAGCTCAGGTGCAACCGGGAGCAACGTTAGGGGCATGTTTCAATGATGCGATTGGTAACCCGCAGCTTCGTGTTGAAACTCAAGTCTATGTGCTGGTCAACGATAACAACGCTGGCAATTTTATTGAATTGGCGAGTGTCCAAGAACAGAATGGCAAGTACCAATCTGTGAATATTCCGAGTGATACCGGAACACCTATTCAGTACGCCGGTTCGACAACGGGGCCTAACTTCAACGAAAAAGCGTCTCCATTTCAAGTCACATGGAGTGTACGCCCTAAAGTGGCCAAAGTGGATATTAATAGTGTAGGTCGTTGGTGTGAAAACAATGTCTTTGATGAAGACCATGCTCATGGTGTGCGAAATTTAGTCGTGAATCCTGATCTGTTGTCTCCCATGAATTAG
- a CDS encoding LysR family transcriptional regulator: protein MASWEGVSEFVAVAETNSFTRAAKKMNTSVAQISRRVSSLEERLAVKLLHRTTRKVTLSEAGQIYFEQCKLLVEGLELAEIEVTQMQRSPKGLLKVTAPVTYGETHLAPLLHQFLAQYPQVDLEFQLTNQKLDLLEMGVDVAIRLGRLEDSSLIAKRLSQRQLYVCASPTYLEHWGEPHTLSELNHHNCLVGSQGHWRFKEGGKEKSLRVSGRIKCNSGLSLLDAAKRHLGMVQLPDYYVNEVLKSGELVEVLSDYRDDNEGIWAVYPPNRNLSPKVRLLIDFLYDHLAK from the coding sequence ATGGCAAGCTGGGAAGGCGTGAGTGAATTTGTTGCTGTGGCCGAAACAAACAGTTTTACTCGGGCGGCGAAAAAAATGAATACCTCGGTGGCTCAAATTAGCCGAAGAGTGTCATCGCTTGAAGAACGATTAGCGGTAAAACTGCTTCATAGAACGACTCGGAAGGTGACACTTTCTGAGGCTGGCCAGATCTATTTTGAGCAGTGTAAACTTTTAGTTGAAGGGTTAGAGTTGGCCGAAATCGAGGTCACTCAAATGCAACGATCCCCCAAAGGTCTATTAAAAGTGACCGCCCCCGTCACTTATGGAGAAACGCATCTAGCGCCTTTACTGCATCAATTTTTGGCGCAATATCCACAAGTGGATTTAGAATTTCAGCTTACAAACCAGAAGCTCGATCTCTTAGAGATGGGTGTAGATGTCGCAATAAGATTGGGGCGGCTAGAAGATTCGAGTTTGATTGCTAAGCGTCTTTCTCAGCGTCAGTTGTATGTTTGTGCGAGCCCGACTTACCTTGAACATTGGGGAGAGCCACACACATTATCAGAGCTTAATCACCATAACTGCTTGGTTGGCTCTCAAGGGCACTGGCGTTTCAAAGAGGGTGGCAAAGAAAAGTCGTTACGAGTGTCGGGTCGCATTAAGTGTAACAGTGGATTATCGCTACTGGATGCCGCTAAACGTCATTTAGGTATGGTACAGCTGCCGGATTACTATGTTAATGAAGTGCTAAAAAGCGGCGAGTTGGTGGAAGTCTTGAGTGATTACCGAGACGACAACGAGGGGATCTGGGCCGTGTACCCTCCTAATCGAAACTTATCGCCAAAAGTACGCTTACTGATTGATTTTCTTTATGACCACTTAGCCAAGTAA
- a CDS encoding Lrp/AsnC family transcriptional regulator — MDKFDERILQALKVDGRISNVELSDRVGLSPSATLRRVQELERTEVIKGYRAILNSEPLGIGFIAYVSIGLASHSKKAQLEFEEHVRFVDEVVECHNITGANEYLLRIETSSLASYKLIHSDVLGECEHVKSITTMVVMGSPKDER, encoded by the coding sequence ATGGACAAGTTTGACGAAAGAATATTGCAAGCGCTTAAAGTGGATGGCCGAATCTCTAATGTAGAGCTTTCGGATAGAGTCGGGTTATCGCCCTCAGCAACCCTGCGTCGCGTTCAGGAATTAGAGCGCACAGAAGTCATCAAAGGTTATCGAGCGATTCTCAACAGCGAACCGCTTGGTATTGGGTTTATTGCTTACGTGTCCATTGGATTAGCCAGCCATAGCAAGAAGGCACAACTAGAATTTGAAGAGCATGTTCGTTTTGTTGATGAGGTCGTAGAATGCCATAACATTACAGGTGCTAATGAGTACTTACTTCGCATTGAGACGAGCTCTCTAGCGAGTTATAAGCTAATTCATTCCGATGTTCTGGGTGAATGTGAACATGTAAAATCCATCACGACCATGGTGGTGATGGGATCCCCTAAAGATGAGCGTTAG
- the fghA gene encoding S-formylglutathione hydrolase, whose product MTIENISQVKVSGGWHKQFTHHSTTLNCSMRFAIFLPPNATKTSPVPVLYWLSGLTCTDENFMQKAGAFKKAAELGIAIVAPDTSPRGSDVADDDSYDLGQGAGFYLNATEEPWSRHYHMYDYVTQELPGLIETFFPVTSVKSISGHSMGGHGALTIGIKNPQKYQSISAFSPIGHPMSCPWGQKAFNAYLGSNKDDWKQYDACELLRESASSLPILVDQGEADNFLAEQLKPQELVEAAKQHDSPLDLRMHAGYDHSYFFISSFIDEHLSFHAKYLINTN is encoded by the coding sequence ATGACTATCGAAAACATCAGCCAAGTCAAAGTTTCAGGTGGTTGGCACAAGCAATTCACTCATCACTCAACGACTCTGAATTGTTCAATGCGCTTTGCTATTTTTCTCCCGCCGAATGCCACCAAAACCTCGCCAGTTCCCGTTCTTTATTGGTTATCAGGGCTAACATGTACTGACGAAAACTTTATGCAAAAAGCTGGGGCGTTTAAGAAAGCCGCAGAGCTTGGCATTGCGATCGTCGCACCAGATACGAGCCCAAGAGGAAGTGATGTGGCTGATGATGACAGCTACGATCTGGGGCAAGGGGCAGGATTCTACCTCAATGCCACAGAAGAACCTTGGTCTCGTCATTACCATATGTATGATTATGTGACTCAAGAGCTGCCAGGCCTCATCGAAACTTTCTTTCCAGTGACGAGTGTTAAATCCATCTCAGGGCACAGCATGGGTGGGCACGGTGCATTGACCATTGGGATTAAAAACCCGCAGAAATACCAATCTATTTCCGCATTCAGCCCTATAGGCCATCCGATGTCTTGCCCTTGGGGACAAAAGGCATTTAACGCGTATTTGGGATCGAATAAAGACGATTGGAAACAGTACGATGCGTGTGAATTATTACGAGAGTCAGCATCGAGTCTGCCGATTTTGGTCGATCAAGGTGAGGCGGATAATTTCTTGGCTGAACAGCTAAAACCACAAGAACTCGTCGAAGCAGCAAAGCAACACGACTCGCCTTTAGATTTGCGAATGCATGCGGGCTATGACCACAGCTATTTCTTTATCTCTAGCTTCATTGATGAACATCTGTCATTTCATGCCAAGTATTTGATCAATACTAATTGA
- a CDS encoding methyl-accepting chemotaxis protein, with product MKLSIVQRTIGGYFIMFLLLALLGGISYYKLTTVDSHVRQVTQKATPLLVETSKLQTAVLKSQRSLLEYITYTEIESLPPIQQEFNEQREVFFAILERIRSTTSQTDKASVITQTAEGYFSVADQVMSQHTESIELNQQLNSARQVFVKFEDSFQKVTLLLLDKVSKSRSQSNKVDRLTSGIQRDLRTLRAANPDMDLTKLVETFTSNVSRAKEGIGSIKVSAGVIARFEKTLAKLEEAGVSEKGMLPLMIRQRQLQSEIRGLIEQAQQSTRAMEAEVEQLSDMALVEVDSASSVTAKSVESAEVMIIVMTLASAFVAAIIGYLTSRSIHKPLSLINRVLRKMTQGDMTHHVNYQSSCEFGELSNSIDQLVSEMKNLLSQINSGSDSLAEEAQNASQISDATMSRVSTQKQQIDLVAAAISEMEVSVSEVFRSTEQSQEEVKKANTSTQESRGQVASSLVLVEELLHSINTAVDITHKLDEFSNNIGSILDVIRGIAEQTNLLALNAAIEAARAGEHGRGFAVVADEVRTLATRTQQSTVEIQRMIESLQESSQQVVEVMNESQDKTKECVEQSRITDETLKSVAERMESINDMSMQVAHASEEQIVVSRDIAKTINEISEVAIETETEARGASSVSDVLAQLAQQQRTLVNKFKL from the coding sequence ATGAAGCTAAGTATTGTCCAAAGAACCATTGGTGGGTATTTCATCATGTTTCTGTTGCTCGCTCTGCTCGGAGGGATCAGCTACTACAAATTAACCACCGTAGACTCTCATGTTCGACAGGTCACCCAAAAAGCCACGCCACTTTTAGTCGAAACCTCTAAATTGCAAACGGCGGTTTTAAAAAGTCAGCGGAGCTTGCTTGAGTACATCACTTATACCGAGATCGAATCTCTTCCTCCCATTCAACAAGAATTCAATGAGCAAAGAGAGGTGTTTTTTGCCATTTTGGAGCGAATACGCTCAACCACGTCTCAAACCGATAAAGCCAGTGTGATCACACAAACCGCTGAAGGGTATTTTTCAGTGGCGGATCAAGTCATGAGCCAGCACACGGAGTCTATAGAGCTTAATCAACAGCTTAATAGTGCAAGACAAGTTTTTGTTAAATTTGAAGATTCTTTTCAAAAAGTCACCTTACTGTTGCTAGATAAAGTCAGCAAAAGTCGTTCTCAGAGTAATAAAGTCGATCGATTAACCAGTGGAATACAGCGAGATCTCAGAACACTACGTGCAGCCAACCCCGATATGGATCTGACTAAGTTAGTGGAAACATTTACCAGTAATGTCAGCCGAGCCAAAGAAGGCATTGGCAGCATAAAAGTCAGTGCGGGAGTCATTGCTCGATTCGAGAAAACGTTGGCGAAACTAGAAGAAGCTGGAGTATCAGAAAAAGGCATGCTGCCACTGATGATTCGTCAGCGCCAACTGCAAAGCGAGATTCGAGGCTTGATTGAGCAAGCTCAGCAGAGTACGCGTGCTATGGAAGCGGAGGTTGAACAGCTTTCAGACATGGCATTGGTCGAAGTCGATTCGGCCAGTTCAGTCACGGCTAAGTCTGTGGAATCTGCGGAAGTTATGATCATCGTTATGACGCTCGCCTCAGCATTTGTTGCAGCAATCATTGGTTATCTAACATCCAGATCGATACATAAACCTCTCTCCTTGATCAATCGGGTATTACGCAAGATGACACAAGGGGACATGACTCACCATGTGAACTACCAATCAAGTTGTGAATTCGGTGAACTCTCCAATTCCATCGACCAGCTTGTTTCTGAAATGAAAAACTTACTTTCTCAAATCAACTCGGGCTCTGACAGCTTAGCCGAAGAAGCTCAGAATGCATCACAAATTAGCGATGCCACCATGTCCCGGGTGTCGACGCAGAAACAGCAAATCGATTTAGTGGCAGCCGCTATCTCAGAGATGGAAGTGAGCGTGTCGGAAGTGTTCCGTTCTACCGAGCAATCCCAAGAAGAAGTTAAGAAAGCCAATACCAGCACGCAAGAGAGCAGAGGGCAGGTTGCCAGCAGTTTAGTGCTGGTTGAAGAGCTGCTTCACTCCATCAATACCGCCGTGGATATTACTCACAAGTTAGATGAGTTTAGTAATAACATTGGCAGCATTCTTGATGTGATTCGAGGCATTGCTGAGCAAACTAACTTGCTTGCTTTGAATGCGGCGATAGAAGCGGCGAGAGCCGGAGAGCATGGACGCGGCTTTGCTGTCGTAGCCGATGAAGTCAGAACTTTAGCCACAAGAACCCAGCAATCAACCGTTGAAATCCAGAGGATGATAGAAAGTCTGCAAGAGAGCTCTCAACAAGTGGTGGAGGTTATGAATGAGAGTCAGGACAAAACCAAAGAATGTGTTGAACAAAGTCGAATTACCGATGAAACCTTGAAGTCGGTGGCAGAGCGTATGGAATCCATCAATGATATGAGCATGCAAGTGGCTCATGCATCTGAAGAGCAAATAGTGGTCAGCCGCGATATTGCAAAAACCATCAACGAAATATCGGAAGTGGCGATTGAGACCGAAACAGAAGCGAGAGGCGCATCGTCTGTAAGTGACGTGTTAGCGCAGCTAGCGCAGCAGCAGCGGACACTGGTTAATAAGTTCAAGTTGTAG
- a CDS encoding S-(hydroxymethyl)glutathione dehydrogenase/class III alcohol dehydrogenase: protein MAIEIKPGQTSIKSKAAVAWAAGEPLKMEEVDVQLPKAGEVLVRIVATGVCHTDAFTLSGDDPEGIFPSILGHEGGGIVEMVGEGVTSVEIGDHVIPLYTAECGECKFCKSGKTNLCQAVRETQGKGLMPDGTSRFSINGETIYHYMGCSTFSEFTVLPEISLAKVSKAAPLEEVCLLGCGVTTGMGAVFNTAKVEKGDNVAIFGLGGIGLSAIIGARMAGANIIIGVDINESKFELAKQLGATHCINPQNFDRPIQDVIVEMTDGGVEYSFECIGNVSVMRQALECCHKGWGESVIIGVAGAGQEIATRPFQLVTGRVWRGSAFGGVKGRSELPEIVNRYMAGEFGLQEFITHTMGLQDVNDAFDLMHKGESIRTVLHMDR, encoded by the coding sequence ATGGCGATTGAAATCAAACCCGGTCAAACCTCTATTAAATCTAAAGCCGCAGTCGCATGGGCGGCGGGCGAACCCCTTAAAATGGAAGAAGTCGATGTTCAGCTGCCAAAAGCTGGGGAAGTCTTGGTTCGCATCGTCGCTACAGGTGTTTGCCACACGGATGCATTTACATTGTCAGGTGATGACCCTGAAGGGATTTTCCCATCAATCCTTGGCCATGAAGGTGGTGGCATTGTAGAAATGGTGGGAGAAGGTGTCACCAGTGTCGAAATTGGCGACCACGTGATCCCTCTTTACACCGCTGAGTGTGGTGAATGTAAGTTCTGTAAATCGGGTAAAACAAACCTTTGCCAAGCTGTCCGTGAGACCCAGGGTAAAGGGTTAATGCCTGATGGTACCAGTCGCTTCTCTATTAATGGTGAAACTATTTATCACTATATGGGCTGCTCTACATTTTCTGAATTTACCGTATTACCTGAGATTTCTTTGGCTAAAGTATCCAAAGCAGCGCCTCTTGAAGAAGTCTGCCTATTAGGTTGTGGCGTTACAACGGGCATGGGTGCGGTATTCAATACAGCGAAAGTAGAAAAAGGCGACAACGTAGCCATATTTGGGTTAGGTGGCATCGGCCTATCGGCCATCATTGGTGCGCGTATGGCGGGTGCAAACATCATCATCGGTGTCGACATTAACGAGAGCAAGTTTGAATTAGCCAAGCAACTGGGGGCAACTCATTGCATCAATCCACAAAACTTTGACAGACCGATTCAAGATGTCATTGTTGAAATGACAGACGGTGGCGTGGAATATTCGTTTGAGTGTATTGGTAACGTTAGCGTTATGCGCCAAGCGCTTGAGTGTTGTCATAAAGGCTGGGGCGAATCCGTTATCATTGGTGTGGCGGGTGCGGGTCAGGAAATCGCAACTCGCCCATTCCAACTCGTCACAGGTCGGGTATGGAGAGGTTCTGCATTTGGGGGGGTTAAAGGCCGCTCGGAACTGCCAGAAATCGTTAACCGTTACATGGCCGGCGAATTTGGATTGCAAGAGTTCATCACCCATACCATGGGCCTTCAAGACGTCAACGATGCCTTTGACCTTATGCATAAAGGCGAGTCTATCCGTACCGTTTTACACATGGATAGATAG
- a CDS encoding ABC transporter substrate-binding protein, which produces MKYFGKLCLLFAVCFSAVVQSGTLVIESWREDGEIWNNKIIPAFNAVHPNIKVEYKHTVATEYNDQLNGRLAGGNAGDIITCRPFDDSLKLFNDGHLVDLTDVDGMENFPSFAQSAWQTDDGAVTFCLPLASVIHGFFYNKTIFSELGLKEPQTVEEFFMGLDKVKASGKYVPIAMGTKDKWEAATMGFQNIGPNYWNGEDGRFGLISGEGKLNDPEYQAVFEQLGRWGAYMGDGYQDRGYTDAIDMFASGKAAVYPAGSWDISAFNSKIDLGVFRPPVKNSGDDCFISDHTDIGIGINANSKNLAEAQTFIDWMSSEEFAGLFTNALPGFFSLSNHFIDVADPTAKTMIAWRDTCDSTIRNSYQILNRGEPSLELEIWETSVGVINGSMMATDAANRLQQGLQGWYKP; this is translated from the coding sequence ATGAAATATTTTGGCAAGCTATGTCTGTTATTTGCGGTTTGTTTTTCCGCAGTAGTACAAAGTGGAACACTGGTTATCGAGAGTTGGCGTGAAGATGGGGAAATTTGGAACAACAAAATTATTCCCGCCTTTAATGCCGTCCATCCCAATATTAAAGTCGAATATAAGCATACTGTAGCGACCGAGTATAACGATCAATTGAATGGAAGGCTTGCAGGGGGTAATGCCGGCGATATTATTACGTGTCGTCCGTTTGATGATTCACTTAAGTTATTTAATGATGGTCATCTGGTGGATTTAACCGACGTTGACGGCATGGAAAACTTCCCCTCTTTTGCACAGTCTGCATGGCAAACCGATGATGGAGCCGTGACTTTTTGTTTACCGTTGGCGTCTGTTATTCACGGCTTCTTCTACAACAAAACCATCTTCTCTGAGTTAGGCCTTAAAGAACCTCAAACCGTAGAAGAATTTTTCATGGGCTTAGATAAAGTCAAAGCCAGTGGTAAGTATGTTCCGATTGCCATGGGGACAAAAGACAAATGGGAAGCGGCAACAATGGGCTTTCAAAATATTGGACCTAACTACTGGAATGGTGAAGATGGCCGTTTTGGTTTGATATCTGGCGAAGGGAAATTGAATGACCCTGAATATCAAGCCGTGTTTGAGCAGTTAGGCCGTTGGGGTGCTTACATGGGAGATGGATATCAAGATCGTGGTTATACCGATGCAATAGATATGTTTGCTTCTGGTAAAGCGGCGGTTTATCCAGCCGGTTCATGGGATATTTCTGCTTTTAACAGCAAAATCGATTTAGGGGTGTTTAGACCACCGGTTAAGAACTCAGGCGATGATTGCTTTATCAGTGACCATACTGATATCGGTATTGGGATCAACGCCAACAGTAAAAACTTAGCGGAAGCACAGACCTTTATAGACTGGATGTCCAGTGAAGAATTCGCCGGCCTCTTTACCAACGCGTTGCCTGGCTTCTTCTCACTATCGAATCACTTTATTGACGTTGCTGATCCAACAGCAAAAACTATGATCGCTTGGCGTGATACCTGTGACTCGACCATTCGGAACTCTTATCAGATCTTAAACCGTGGCGAACCGAGTTTAGAGTTGGAAATTTGGGAAACCAGTGTTGGCGTGATTAATGGTTCAATGATGGCTACTGATGCAGCCAACCGTTTACAACAGGGGCTGCAAGGTTGGTATAAACCTTAG
- a CDS encoding cytidine/deoxycytidylate deaminase family protein — MISKWSQRFFQMAELVGSWSKDPSTQVGAVITKNNRIVSVGFNGYPHGISDSADTDDRDMKYLKTLHAEENAILFAKRDLDGCEVWVTHFPCPNCAAKIIQTGISTVHCPEQTEDFLSRWGEKIKISQDMFSQAGVTVDWLPLDSLK, encoded by the coding sequence ATGATCTCTAAATGGTCACAACGATTTTTTCAAATGGCTGAACTCGTCGGCTCTTGGAGTAAAGATCCATCGACTCAAGTAGGCGCAGTGATTACAAAAAATAATCGTATCGTCTCCGTCGGTTTTAACGGTTATCCCCATGGGATTTCAGACAGCGCTGATACTGATGACCGTGATATGAAGTACTTAAAAACATTGCATGCCGAAGAGAATGCGATTTTGTTTGCCAAGAGAGATCTTGATGGATGCGAAGTTTGGGTCACCCACTTTCCTTGCCCAAACTGCGCCGCTAAAATTATCCAAACGGGTATTTCAACGGTCCATTGCCCAGAACAAACTGAGGATTTTTTGTCACGTTGGGGGGAAAAGATCAAGATTAGCCAAGATATGTTTTCTCAAGCGGGTGTTACCGTCGATTGGCTGCCATTGGATAGCCTAAAATAG
- a CDS encoding lactonase family protein has translation MDFIIGCYSDGLQANEGMLLVELNRSSGQMAHKQVMLQTKNPSYALATSKAVYTVNEVEKESPPKLHMSTSASQHTVDLVGDSPCHLAVDKDQQFIAIAHYGTGNVNIVTLDSQGLPTDMIADLFVDGKGANPDRQTSPHAHQVTFLSTRDQLAVVDLGADVIHFYPYDRKSLTFENTPVQSVLMPAGSGPRHLVFDKTEETAYVVCELSETLVTLKDIDDEWVVVDETDLLPNQEKGEAASAIKLSPDEHFLYVSCRHQNQISIFSVDGALPKWCNSVETEGDFPRDFAMSPDGQWCMVANQRSNSLVSFKRDIDTGDLVYSGHTLKTTVPVCVVPMLAE, from the coding sequence ATGGATTTCATCATCGGATGCTACAGTGATGGCTTACAGGCCAATGAGGGAATGCTTCTTGTCGAGTTAAACCGATCTTCCGGTCAAATGGCGCACAAGCAAGTGATGCTTCAAACGAAAAACCCCTCATATGCTCTGGCTACCTCGAAGGCGGTGTACACCGTCAATGAGGTGGAAAAAGAGAGCCCTCCTAAATTACACATGTCAACTAGCGCATCGCAGCATACTGTTGATTTGGTAGGGGATTCGCCGTGTCATTTAGCGGTAGATAAAGATCAGCAGTTCATCGCCATTGCCCATTACGGCACTGGCAACGTCAATATCGTCACTTTGGACAGCCAAGGCCTCCCCACCGATATGATTGCGGATCTGTTTGTCGATGGGAAAGGGGCGAACCCCGACAGACAAACCTCACCCCATGCGCATCAGGTAACCTTTTTATCTACTCGTGACCAATTAGCCGTGGTTGACTTGGGGGCGGACGTCATTCATTTTTACCCCTATGATCGCAAGAGCCTGACTTTTGAGAACACACCGGTGCAAAGTGTGTTGATGCCCGCTGGCAGTGGGCCAAGGCATTTAGTCTTCGATAAAACCGAAGAAACAGCGTATGTGGTGTGTGAATTGTCTGAAACGCTCGTGACGCTCAAAGACATTGATGATGAATGGGTTGTTGTTGATGAAACGGATTTACTGCCGAATCAAGAGAAAGGAGAGGCAGCCTCTGCCATCAAACTGTCCCCCGATGAGCATTTTCTGTATGTCTCTTGTCGCCATCAAAATCAAATTTCAATATTTTCAGTCGATGGCGCACTGCCAAAATGGTGTAATTCCGTTGAAACCGAAGGCGATTTTCCACGCGACTTCGCCATGAGTCCTGACGGCCAGTGGTGTATGGTGGCCAATCAGCGTTCCAATTCATTGGTGAGTTTTAAACGAGATATAGACACTGGCGATCTGGTGTACAGCGGTCACACGTTGAAAACAACGGTCCCTGTTTGTGTTGTACCCATGTTGGCAGAGTAG
- a CDS encoding DUF3565 domain-containing protein, translating into MECGHFQHVRHNPPFICRPWVVSQEGRQSMLGYLLECKKCDTGSPQDFLLLE; encoded by the coding sequence TTGGAATGCGGCCATTTCCAGCATGTCAGACACAATCCTCCCTTTATCTGCCGACCGTGGGTTGTCTCTCAAGAGGGTAGACAGTCAATGCTGGGTTACTTGTTAGAGTGCAAAAAATGCGATACAGGATCCCCTCAAGATTTTTTGCTTTTGGAGTAG
- a CDS encoding LysE family translocator produces MELEQLGALLLFAFVSTFTPGPNNIMLMTSGANVGFARTIPHMLGVSLGFAFMVILVGVGLMGVFTAYPISHQILKYVSLAYLIYLAAKIAMSGRAKEVDDFKPLSFIAAASFQWVNPKGWSMALSAVTLFSSGGAWFELGIIATAFTLANIPSVSFWTIAGQKLQHWLITPVRIRSFNLSMALLLLISTVPML; encoded by the coding sequence ATGGAATTAGAACAACTGGGAGCACTGCTACTTTTCGCCTTCGTATCCACGTTTACACCAGGACCGAACAACATCATGTTGATGACATCGGGTGCGAATGTAGGCTTTGCGCGAACGATACCGCACATGCTTGGCGTTTCCCTTGGTTTTGCCTTTATGGTGATCTTAGTGGGTGTGGGATTAATGGGCGTATTTACAGCCTACCCAATCAGTCATCAGATATTAAAGTATGTGAGTTTGGCGTACCTTATTTATCTCGCGGCAAAAATTGCGATGAGCGGACGAGCAAAAGAAGTCGATGATTTTAAGCCGCTCTCTTTTATCGCAGCAGCGAGCTTTCAGTGGGTAAATCCAAAAGGATGGTCAATGGCGTTGAGCGCAGTCACATTATTCAGCAGCGGTGGCGCTTGGTTTGAACTGGGTATAATTGCCACAGCGTTTACCCTTGCCAACATTCCTTCGGTGAGCTTTTGGACCATCGCAGGTCAAAAGCTTCAACATTGGCTTATCACGCCAGTTCGTATTCGCAGTTTTAACCTTTCAATGGCGTTGCTGCTTCTCATTTCAACGGTGCCGATGCTGTAA
- a CDS encoding glutathione S-transferase, producing the protein MSSQLIQGSNSNSSVQAPILYSLQHCPYAMRARIALFKSQKTVLIRAVKLNNKPKEMLVASPKGSVPVLVVSDRIILEESLEVMLWALAENDPDDLLHHKQEAALTRMHALISLFESEFVPALEAYSCAKRYHEDNLGECRRRCEVVLQSLEDRLTEHTYLFSDRESLLDIAVMPFIRKFARIERQWYLQSPYPKLRDWLNGYLQSAMFAKVMAKHELWLENRQDIYFGYSKSKKS; encoded by the coding sequence ATGAGCAGTCAATTAATTCAAGGCAGTAACAGCAATTCAAGCGTTCAAGCCCCGATACTCTATTCTTTGCAGCACTGTCCATACGCGATGCGGGCACGTATCGCCTTGTTTAAATCTCAGAAAACCGTACTAATTAGGGCCGTTAAACTGAACAACAAGCCTAAGGAAATGCTGGTCGCTTCCCCAAAAGGGAGTGTGCCAGTTTTGGTTGTTAGCGACCGTATTATTCTAGAAGAGAGTTTGGAAGTGATGCTATGGGCTTTGGCTGAAAATGATCCCGATGATCTTCTTCACCATAAGCAAGAGGCGGCATTGACTCGCATGCATGCATTAATCAGTCTTTTTGAGTCTGAGTTTGTTCCTGCGTTGGAGGCGTATAGCTGTGCTAAGCGATACCATGAAGACAATCTAGGAGAGTGCCGCCGTCGCTGTGAAGTGGTACTGCAGTCGTTAGAGGATAGACTGACGGAGCATACCTACCTGTTTTCTGACCGAGAAAGCTTGTTAGATATTGCCGTGATGCCTTTTATTCGTAAGTTTGCTCGAATTGAAAGGCAGTGGTACTTGCAGAGCCCATACCCTAAACTTCGCGATTGGCTTAATGGGTATTTACAAAGTGCTATGTTTGCTAAGGTGATGGCAAAACACGAACTGTGGCTAGAGAATCGACAGGATATTTACTTTGGCTACTCCAAAAGCAAAAAATCTTGA